The Rhododendron vialii isolate Sample 1 chromosome 8a, ASM3025357v1 genome has a window encoding:
- the LOC131335928 gene encoding autophagy-related protein 16-like isoform X2, whose protein sequence is MSQDEEIALNAIKHAVKALRKRHLLEESAHAPALIALYKPLAYQGSVWKEKAENLEVELQHCYKAQAQLSEQLVAEVAESRASKASVQQREATILDVQNELTKARDECSHLTELLEEKNKALELVISENEELKTQLEEITARAKNAEGENKTFIDRWMLEKMRDAERLNEANALYEDMLGQLKARGIEQLARQQVDGVVRRSEEGAEYYAESAVPTVSKHHIHAHEGGCAAIVFENSSGTLASGGQDKTIKIWDTDTGSLRRTLCGCLGSILDLAITNDNSSIIAASSSNNLYIWDADSGRMNHTLKGHKDKVCAVDTSKVSRFHVVSAAYDRTIKVWDLHKGKCINTIIFHSNCNAICFSIDGQTICSGHVDGSLRLWNMQTGKLLSEVAAHSLAVTSISLSRSGNVILTSGRDGLHNLFDVRSLEVCSTLKASGYKMASNWSRSCISPDENYVAAGSADGSVYIWSVSKASIVSTLKEHTASVLCCSWGGVGKPLASSDKNGIICTWT, encoded by the exons AT GTCTCAAGACGAAGAAATCGCTCTGAATGCAATCAAGCACGCTGTGAAGGCTCTTCGGAAGCGGCACTTGCTCGAAGAGAGCGCTCATGCCCCAGCTCTCATCGCTCTCTACAAGCCTCTGGCTTATCAG GGCTCAGTATGGAAAGAGAAGGCAGAAAATCTTGAAGTCGAACTTCAACATTGTTACAAAGCTCAAGCTCAATTATCTGAACAGCTTGTGGCGGAAGTGGCCGAATCCAGAGCTTCAAAAGCTTCAGTTCAACAGAGAGAAGCCACAATCTTGGATGTGCAGAATGAGCTCACAAaagcaag GGATGAATGCTCTCATTTAACTGAGCTAttagaagaaaagaataaagcATTAGAATTAGTCATAAGTGAGAACGAGGAACTGAAAACTCAGTTGGAGGAGATCACTGCGAGAGCTAAGAATGCTGAGGGTGAAAATAAGACATTCATTGATCGTTGGATGCTGGAAAAAATGCGGGATGCTGAACGCCTTAATGAG GCTAATGCACTTTACGAAGACATGCTCGGTCAACTCAAGGCGAGAGGAATAGAACAACTTGCAAGGCAGCAAGTCGATGGTGTGGTCCGCCGAAGTGAAGAAGGGGCCGAATACTATGCAGAGTCTGCTGTCCCCACTGTATCCAAGCACCATATACATGCACATGAAGGTGGATGTGCTGCCATAGTTTTTGAAAACAGTTCCGGTACATTGGCTAGTGGCGGACAAGACAAGACCATCAAAATCTGGGATACAGACACTGGATCCCTTAGACGCACTCTTTGTGGTTGTCTAGGCTCTATTCTTGATCTTGCCATTACGAATGATAACAGCTCAATAATCGCCGCTAGCAGTTCAAACAATTTGTACATTTGGGATGCAGATTCTGGTAGGATGAATCATACACTAAAAGGTCATAAAGATAAAGTGTGTGCTGTAGACACGAGCAAAGTCTCCCGTTTCCATGTAGTAAGTGCAGCTTATGATCGCACAATAAAAGTTTGGGATCTACATAAAGGTAAATGCATCAACACGATAATTTTCCATAGCAATTGCAATGCTATTTGTTTCAGCATCGATGGACAGACGATTTGCTCGGGTCACGTGGACGGTAGTCTTCGGTTGTGGAATATGCAGACAGGAAAGCTACTCAGCGAAGTTGCTGCACATTCGCTTGCTGTGACTTCAATATCTCTTTCTAGAAGTGGCAATGTGATATTGACTAGCGGGAGAGACGGGTTGCACAATTTGTTCGACGTGCGATCTCTGGAGGTTTGTAGCACACTTAAAGCTAGTGGATATAAAATGGCATCTAATTGGAGCCGGTCCTGTATCAGTCCAGATGAAAACTACGTTGCTGCTGGATCTGCTGACGGGTCTGTCTATATTTGGTCTGTATCAAAAGCTAGTATAGTCAGCACTCTTAAGGAACACACTGCTTCTGTTTTATGTTGTTCATGGGGTGGTGTTGGAAAACCTCTTGCTTCCTCTGATAAAAATGGAATTATTTGTACGTGGACATGA
- the LOC131335928 gene encoding autophagy-related protein 16-like isoform X1 yields the protein MDFFRSQDEEIALNAIKHAVKALRKRHLLEESAHAPALIALYKPLAYQGSVWKEKAENLEVELQHCYKAQAQLSEQLVAEVAESRASKASVQQREATILDVQNELTKARDECSHLTELLEEKNKALELVISENEELKTQLEEITARAKNAEGENKTFIDRWMLEKMRDAERLNEANALYEDMLGQLKARGIEQLARQQVDGVVRRSEEGAEYYAESAVPTVSKHHIHAHEGGCAAIVFENSSGTLASGGQDKTIKIWDTDTGSLRRTLCGCLGSILDLAITNDNSSIIAASSSNNLYIWDADSGRMNHTLKGHKDKVCAVDTSKVSRFHVVSAAYDRTIKVWDLHKGKCINTIIFHSNCNAICFSIDGQTICSGHVDGSLRLWNMQTGKLLSEVAAHSLAVTSISLSRSGNVILTSGRDGLHNLFDVRSLEVCSTLKASGYKMASNWSRSCISPDENYVAAGSADGSVYIWSVSKASIVSTLKEHTASVLCCSWGGVGKPLASSDKNGIICTWT from the exons atggattttttCAGGTCTCAAGACGAAGAAATCGCTCTGAATGCAATCAAGCACGCTGTGAAGGCTCTTCGGAAGCGGCACTTGCTCGAAGAGAGCGCTCATGCCCCAGCTCTCATCGCTCTCTACAAGCCTCTGGCTTATCAG GGCTCAGTATGGAAAGAGAAGGCAGAAAATCTTGAAGTCGAACTTCAACATTGTTACAAAGCTCAAGCTCAATTATCTGAACAGCTTGTGGCGGAAGTGGCCGAATCCAGAGCTTCAAAAGCTTCAGTTCAACAGAGAGAAGCCACAATCTTGGATGTGCAGAATGAGCTCACAAaagcaag GGATGAATGCTCTCATTTAACTGAGCTAttagaagaaaagaataaagcATTAGAATTAGTCATAAGTGAGAACGAGGAACTGAAAACTCAGTTGGAGGAGATCACTGCGAGAGCTAAGAATGCTGAGGGTGAAAATAAGACATTCATTGATCGTTGGATGCTGGAAAAAATGCGGGATGCTGAACGCCTTAATGAG GCTAATGCACTTTACGAAGACATGCTCGGTCAACTCAAGGCGAGAGGAATAGAACAACTTGCAAGGCAGCAAGTCGATGGTGTGGTCCGCCGAAGTGAAGAAGGGGCCGAATACTATGCAGAGTCTGCTGTCCCCACTGTATCCAAGCACCATATACATGCACATGAAGGTGGATGTGCTGCCATAGTTTTTGAAAACAGTTCCGGTACATTGGCTAGTGGCGGACAAGACAAGACCATCAAAATCTGGGATACAGACACTGGATCCCTTAGACGCACTCTTTGTGGTTGTCTAGGCTCTATTCTTGATCTTGCCATTACGAATGATAACAGCTCAATAATCGCCGCTAGCAGTTCAAACAATTTGTACATTTGGGATGCAGATTCTGGTAGGATGAATCATACACTAAAAGGTCATAAAGATAAAGTGTGTGCTGTAGACACGAGCAAAGTCTCCCGTTTCCATGTAGTAAGTGCAGCTTATGATCGCACAATAAAAGTTTGGGATCTACATAAAGGTAAATGCATCAACACGATAATTTTCCATAGCAATTGCAATGCTATTTGTTTCAGCATCGATGGACAGACGATTTGCTCGGGTCACGTGGACGGTAGTCTTCGGTTGTGGAATATGCAGACAGGAAAGCTACTCAGCGAAGTTGCTGCACATTCGCTTGCTGTGACTTCAATATCTCTTTCTAGAAGTGGCAATGTGATATTGACTAGCGGGAGAGACGGGTTGCACAATTTGTTCGACGTGCGATCTCTGGAGGTTTGTAGCACACTTAAAGCTAGTGGATATAAAATGGCATCTAATTGGAGCCGGTCCTGTATCAGTCCAGATGAAAACTACGTTGCTGCTGGATCTGCTGACGGGTCTGTCTATATTTGGTCTGTATCAAAAGCTAGTATAGTCAGCACTCTTAAGGAACACACTGCTTCTGTTTTATGTTGTTCATGGGGTGGTGTTGGAAAACCTCTTGCTTCCTCTGATAAAAATGGAATTATTTGTACGTGGACATGA
- the LOC131335931 gene encoding dihydroflavonol 4-reductase-like isoform X2, with amino-acid sequence MIPRQLTTVLHRASMLGDPKKMDHLLSLHGAKERLQLFEANLMEEGSFDSVVDGCEGVLHTASPVFLESSNPQLHYDTSSGFCFHYECAGLFLHVILVIQMTLIRSWVELNPKN; translated from the exons ATGATACCGAGGCAATTGACAACTGTGCTTCATAGAGCCTCTATGTTAG GTGATCCCAAGAAGATGGACCACTTGCTTTCACTTCATGGAGCCAAGGAAAGGCTACAGCTGTTTGAAGCTAACTTAATGGAAGAAGGATCATTTGATTCAGTGGTCGATGGTTGTGAAGGTGTCTTACACACAGCATCGCCTGTTTTTCTAGAATCCAGCAATCCACAGCTTCATTATGACACTTCAAGTGGCTTTTGTTTCCATTATGAATGTGCTGGTTTGTTTCTCCATGTCATTTTAGTGATTCAAATGACTCTTatacggtcttgggtagaactcaaccccaaaaactAG
- the LOC131335931 gene encoding cinnamoyl-CoA reductase CAD2-like isoform X1, which yields MSGAGKVVCVTGASGYIASWIVKLLLDRGYTVKGTVRSLSDPKKMDHLLSLHGAKERLQLFEANLMEEGSFDSVVDGCEGVLHTASPVFLESSNPQLHYDTSSGFCFHYECAGLFLHVILVIQMTLIRSWVELNPKN from the exons atGAGCGGAGCAGGGAAGGTAGTGTGCGTGACAGGGGCGTCGGGTTACATAGCATCATGGATAGTGAAGCTGTTGCTCGACCGTGGTTATACTGTCAAAGGCACCGTTCGCAGCCTCA GTGATCCCAAGAAGATGGACCACTTGCTTTCACTTCATGGAGCCAAGGAAAGGCTACAGCTGTTTGAAGCTAACTTAATGGAAGAAGGATCATTTGATTCAGTGGTCGATGGTTGTGAAGGTGTCTTACACACAGCATCGCCTGTTTTTCTAGAATCCAGCAATCCACAGCTTCATTATGACACTTCAAGTGGCTTTTGTTTCCATTATGAATGTGCTGGTTTGTTTCTCCATGTCATTTTAGTGATTCAAATGACTCTTatacggtcttgggtagaactcaaccccaaaaactAG